A genomic stretch from Malus domestica chromosome 15, GDT2T_hap1 includes:
- the LOC103401235 gene encoding uncharacterized protein isoform X2, producing the protein MERADENLLPSVYKEVSEAFIAGPSDLGYLTFIRNFIQGLASPLAGVLVINYDRPSVLAMGTFCWALSTAAVGASRIFSQVAFWRAVNGFGLAIVIPALQSFIADSYKDGVRGAGFGMVSLVGSLGGIGGGVLATLMAGDQYWNIPGWRCAFILMASLSSLIGFLVFAFVIDPRKIVSDLSSDREDLIIKGPASAASVWLESWTAMKAVVKVRTFQIIVLQGIVGSLPWTAMVFFTMWFELIGFDHNSTAVLLSLFAVGCAMGSLLGGLMADRLSRIYPHSGRIMCAQFSAFMGIPFSWFLLKVIPQSVDSYYTFAVTLLLMGLTISWCATAANGPMFAEVVPVKHRTMIYAFDRAFEGSFSSFAAPLVGILSEKMFGYDAKSVDPIKGSTREALALSQGLLSMMAVPFGLCCLFYTPLHLFFRKDRENARNASVKEEEMR; encoded by the exons ATGGAGCGTGCTGACGAAAATCTTCTCCCATCTGTTTACAAAGAAGTCAGTGAGGCTTTCATTGCCGGGCCATCTGACCTCGGCTATCTGACATTCATTAGGAACTTTATACAGGGATTGGCATCTCCCCTTGCAGGTGTACTTGTTATTAACTATGACCGCCCTTCAGTTCTTGCAATGGGCACTTTTTGCTGGGCCTTGTCAACAGCTGCAGTGGGTGCAAGCCGGATTTTCTCACAAGTTGCATTCTGGAGGGCAGTGAATGGCTTCGGATTGGCAATTGTTATACCAGCACTTCAGTCTTTTATTGCTGATAGTTACAAGGATGGAGTGAGGGGGGCTGGGTTTGGGATGGTAAGCCTCGTTGGTTCCTTGGGCGGCATTGGAGGTGGTGTTCTGGCCACACTTATGGCTGGCGATCAATACTGGAATATACCGGGATGGCGATGTGCTTTCATTCTCATGGCATCACTAAGTTCTCTAATCGGGTtccttgtttttgcttttgtgaTTGACCCGCGGAAGATAGTTTCTGACTTGAGTTCTGATAG GGAAgatttgataattaagggacCTGCAAGTGCAGCATCAGTTTGGCTGGAGTCTTGGACAGCCATGAAGGCAGTTGTTAAAGTGCGAACGTTTCAAATAATTGTTTTGCAGGGCATTGTTGGCTCACTACCCTGGACTGCCATGGTGTTCTTCACAATGTGGTTCGAATTAATCG GTTTTGATCACAACAGTACAGCAGTACTCCTTAGTCTTTTTGCTGTTGGTTGTGCTATGGGGTCTCTTCTCGGTGGACTAATGGCAGACCGATTGTCACGAATCTACCCTCACTCAGGCCGTATCATGTGTGCGCAGTTCAGCGCCTTCATGGGCATCCCCTTTTCGTGGTTCTTACTCAAAGTCATCCCACAGTCAGTAGACAGCTATTACACCTTTGCAGTCACCCTCTTGCTGATGGGCCTGACTATCAGCTGGTGCGCTACCGCTGCAAATGGCCCTATGTTTGCCGAGGTTGTCCCTGTCAAACACCGAACCATGATCTACGCCTTTGATCGAGCTTTCGAAGGATCATTCTCTTCTTTTGCAGCACCCTTGGTCGGAATCCTTTCAGAGAAGATGTTTGGTTACGACGCAAAATCAGTGGATCCAATTAAAGGGTCTACGCGGGAGGCCCTTGCCTTATCGCAAGGGCTTCTTTCGATGATGGCGGTTCCGTTTGGTTTGTGTTGCTTGTTTTACACGCCTTTGCATCTGTTTTTCAGAAAGGACCGCGAAAATGCCAGGAACGCTAGTGTCAAAGAGGAAGAGATGAGGTGA
- the LOC103401236 gene encoding NEDD8-conjugating enzyme Ubc12-like — translation MIRLFKEKEKLRAQNAIGASPFTKQSAGKLRLNKDMSELNLPKSCSIHYPDGKDELMNFEVTIRPDEGYYKGGVFLFTFQVAPIYPHEAPKVKCKTKVYHPNIDLEGNVCLNILREDWKPVLNINTIIYGLYHLFTEPNYEDPLNHDAAAVLRDNPKMFESNVRRAMAGGYVGQTLFPRCT, via the exons ATGATTAGGCTgttcaaagaaaaggaaaagctgaGAGCACAAAATGCCATTGGAGCCTCGCCATTTACGAAGCAGTCTGCTGGGAAATTGCGTCTTAATAAAG ATATGTCTGAGCTGAATTTACCAAAATCTTGTAGCATTCATTATCCTGATGGCAAGGATGAGCTGATGAACTTTGAGGTTACAATTCGTCCTGATGAAGGATATTACAA AGGTGGTGTGTTTTTGTTTACGTTCCAAGTTGCCCCTATCTACCCACATGAAGCACCAAAAGTCAAGTGTAAGACCAAG GTCTACCATCCGAATATTGACTTGGAAGGAAATGTTTGCCTCAACATCCTACGAGAAGATTGGAAACCTGTCCTCAATATAAACACTATCATTTATGGACTATATCATCTCTTCACG GAGCCAAATTATGAAGATCCACTAAATCATGATGCAGCTGCAGTGTTGAGAGACAACCCAAAGATGTTTGAATCTAATGTAAGAAGGGCCATGGCTGGTGGGTATGTGGGGCAAACCTTGTTCCCCCGGTGCACATAG
- the LOC103401235 gene encoding uncharacterized protein isoform X1 has protein sequence MFKGLKRALIRFPSSYTWSRSKSGFFRSLQAMRARKIFGISLSLILINLAAIMERADENLLPSVYKEVSEAFIAGPSDLGYLTFIRNFIQGLASPLAGVLVINYDRPSVLAMGTFCWALSTAAVGASRIFSQVAFWRAVNGFGLAIVIPALQSFIADSYKDGVRGAGFGMVSLVGSLGGIGGGVLATLMAGDQYWNIPGWRCAFILMASLSSLIGFLVFAFVIDPRKIVSDLSSDREDLIIKGPASAASVWLESWTAMKAVVKVRTFQIIVLQGIVGSLPWTAMVFFTMWFELIGFDHNSTAVLLSLFAVGCAMGSLLGGLMADRLSRIYPHSGRIMCAQFSAFMGIPFSWFLLKVIPQSVDSYYTFAVTLLLMGLTISWCATAANGPMFAEVVPVKHRTMIYAFDRAFEGSFSSFAAPLVGILSEKMFGYDAKSVDPIKGSTREALALSQGLLSMMAVPFGLCCLFYTPLHLFFRKDRENARNASVKEEEMR, from the exons ATGTTTAAGGGACTTAAACGGGCATTAATCAGATTCCCATCATCTTATACTTGGTCTCGGTCGAAATCTGGTTTTTTCAGAAGTTTGCAAGCCATGAG GGCGAGAAAGATTTTTGGGATTTCTCTGTCTCTCATTCTGATCAATTTGGCTGCTATAATGGAGCGTGCTGACGAAAATCTTCTCCCATCTGTTTACAAAGAAGTCAGTGAGGCTTTCATTGCCGGGCCATCTGACCTCGGCTATCTGACATTCATTAGGAACTTTATACAGGGATTGGCATCTCCCCTTGCAGGTGTACTTGTTATTAACTATGACCGCCCTTCAGTTCTTGCAATGGGCACTTTTTGCTGGGCCTTGTCAACAGCTGCAGTGGGTGCAAGCCGGATTTTCTCACAAGTTGCATTCTGGAGGGCAGTGAATGGCTTCGGATTGGCAATTGTTATACCAGCACTTCAGTCTTTTATTGCTGATAGTTACAAGGATGGAGTGAGGGGGGCTGGGTTTGGGATGGTAAGCCTCGTTGGTTCCTTGGGCGGCATTGGAGGTGGTGTTCTGGCCACACTTATGGCTGGCGATCAATACTGGAATATACCGGGATGGCGATGTGCTTTCATTCTCATGGCATCACTAAGTTCTCTAATCGGGTtccttgtttttgcttttgtgaTTGACCCGCGGAAGATAGTTTCTGACTTGAGTTCTGATAG GGAAgatttgataattaagggacCTGCAAGTGCAGCATCAGTTTGGCTGGAGTCTTGGACAGCCATGAAGGCAGTTGTTAAAGTGCGAACGTTTCAAATAATTGTTTTGCAGGGCATTGTTGGCTCACTACCCTGGACTGCCATGGTGTTCTTCACAATGTGGTTCGAATTAATCG GTTTTGATCACAACAGTACAGCAGTACTCCTTAGTCTTTTTGCTGTTGGTTGTGCTATGGGGTCTCTTCTCGGTGGACTAATGGCAGACCGATTGTCACGAATCTACCCTCACTCAGGCCGTATCATGTGTGCGCAGTTCAGCGCCTTCATGGGCATCCCCTTTTCGTGGTTCTTACTCAAAGTCATCCCACAGTCAGTAGACAGCTATTACACCTTTGCAGTCACCCTCTTGCTGATGGGCCTGACTATCAGCTGGTGCGCTACCGCTGCAAATGGCCCTATGTTTGCCGAGGTTGTCCCTGTCAAACACCGAACCATGATCTACGCCTTTGATCGAGCTTTCGAAGGATCATTCTCTTCTTTTGCAGCACCCTTGGTCGGAATCCTTTCAGAGAAGATGTTTGGTTACGACGCAAAATCAGTGGATCCAATTAAAGGGTCTACGCGGGAGGCCCTTGCCTTATCGCAAGGGCTTCTTTCGATGATGGCGGTTCCGTTTGGTTTGTGTTGCTTGTTTTACACGCCTTTGCATCTGTTTTTCAGAAAGGACCGCGAAAATGCCAGGAACGCTAGTGTCAAAGAGGAAGAGATGAGGTGA